The uncultured Bacteroides sp. genome has a segment encoding these proteins:
- a CDS encoding trehalase family glycosidase: MKLILRLTLGSAIFCFSLSSFAQSQTDSVSNEYRLPYKDTYVKDALVAENEFRVMKPEIIKHGTFEEAKNILPTPIWAGHEKEIEMYWHAWQIAIGNIKDPIPGSGFTASYLDTAYNGNIFMWDTSFMMLFARYGARFFPFQHTLDNFYAKQHPDGFICREIRADGSDCFERYDPTSTGPNLIPWVEMAYYKEVGDTERLNKVFPVLCAYYKWLKLNRTWQNGTYWSSGWGTGMDNMPRVQSKYNPIFSNGHMTWLDTNLQQLFIANVLLQMGFYLERWQEIEDFEDEAKMLKKYIHDNLWDEKTGFLYDQYADGSLGTTKGIGAYWALYSDVLDKKQLDRMVSELNNPKTFKRKYSIPSLSADNPKYKENGRYWQGGIWPGTNYMVMNGLVEKGYRTLAREIAVNHYSQIFDVYKKTGTFFEYYAPESCEPGFMARKDFVGWTGLPPIAEFIEFIIGIRSDYSNKTVTWDLNLTEKNGIERFPFGPKGMVSFIAASRKSVNDIPQITIDTDEPFELVLIYGGNKEKHISVTAGKHSY; encoded by the coding sequence ATGAAATTAATATTAAGGTTGACTTTAGGTTCGGCCATTTTCTGTTTTTCATTGAGCTCTTTTGCACAAAGTCAGACTGATTCTGTATCTAATGAGTATAGATTACCTTATAAAGATACCTATGTCAAAGATGCCTTGGTAGCAGAGAACGAGTTTCGTGTGATGAAGCCGGAGATTATAAAGCATGGCACTTTTGAAGAAGCAAAGAATATTCTACCCACTCCAATATGGGCTGGTCATGAAAAGGAAATAGAAATGTATTGGCACGCTTGGCAAATAGCAATAGGCAATATCAAAGACCCTATTCCGGGTTCCGGTTTTACAGCAAGTTATTTGGATACAGCTTACAACGGTAATATCTTTATGTGGGATACTTCGTTTATGATGCTATTTGCCCGCTACGGTGCAAGATTCTTTCCTTTTCAGCATACACTTGATAATTTCTATGCGAAACAACATCCTGATGGTTTTATTTGCAGAGAGATTAGAGCCGATGGATCTGACTGTTTTGAGCGTTATGACCCAACGAGTACAGGTCCTAATCTTATTCCTTGGGTGGAGATGGCTTATTACAAAGAAGTGGGCGATACAGAGCGTTTGAATAAGGTCTTTCCTGTATTGTGTGCTTATTATAAATGGCTAAAATTGAATCGTACCTGGCAAAATGGCACTTATTGGTCAAGTGGCTGGGGCACAGGTATGGATAATATGCCACGTGTGCAATCAAAGTATAATCCTATTTTTAGTAATGGACACATGACCTGGCTGGATACAAACCTGCAACAATTATTTATTGCAAATGTTCTTCTTCAAATGGGATTTTATCTGGAAAGATGGCAAGAGATAGAAGATTTTGAAGATGAGGCTAAAATGCTAAAGAAATACATACATGATAATTTGTGGGATGAAAAAACTGGTTTCCTTTATGATCAATATGCTGATGGTTCTTTAGGTACCACAAAAGGAATCGGAGCTTATTGGGCACTCTATTCAGATGTTCTTGATAAGAAACAATTAGATAGAATGGTTTCGGAACTGAATAATCCTAAAACTTTTAAACGTAAATATAGCATTCCTTCTCTGTCGGCTGATAATCCAAAATATAAAGAAAACGGCCGTTATTGGCAGGGAGGAATCTGGCCAGGAACAAACTATATGGTTATGAATGGTCTGGTAGAAAAGGGATACAGAACTTTGGCAAGAGAAATAGCTGTCAATCATTATAGCCAAATCTTCGATGTGTATAAAAAAACAGGTACTTTCTTTGAATATTATGCACCCGAAAGTTGTGAACCTGGATTCATGGCGAGAAAAGATTTCGTGGGTTGGACGGGACTTCCTCCTATTGCCGAATTTATTGAATTTATCATTGGTATTCGTTCTGATTATTCAAATAAAACAGTCACATGGGATTTGAACCTGACCGAAAAAAACGGGATTGAACGCTTTCCTTTCGGTCCCAAAGGAATGGTCTCTTTTATTGCAGCATCACGTAAATCGGTAAACGATATACCTCAGATTACTATTGATACAGATGAACCTTTTGAGCTGGTATTGATATATGGTGGAAATAAAGAAAAACATATATCAGTAACAGCAGGTAAGCATAGCTATTGA
- a CDS encoding DNA-binding transcriptional regulator encodes MIRLILLTDFTESYAHNLLKGIMTYSKENEPWVLCRMPLAFKQQYGIEGILNWAKRWKADAIIAQFDNVDNVDLFRQNGIVALAQDYKSRFSTIPNITSNYKLTGKMVADFFLQRGFKNFAFFGYKNACWSQERCEGFKDEVTKFGFKNNFYAFHNQKLEELWFYKQHPLSKWLKSLPKPIALMACDDTQGQIITEICKLSNLRIPEDIAVMGVDNDEMTCNLSDPSLSSVLLDIEKGGYDSARLIDSMIRSKNLSTYNDIYINTSYIVQRQSTNIYPIEDKEIAQALKYIDQCTLEKISVDDIVKQVPLSRRLLEIRFKQYTKMSIYQYIMKKRMGRFAQMLIESNAPVTEIAAQIGITDIKNLSRQFKTIEGCSPLEYRKEHTLKK; translated from the coding sequence ATGATTCGACTCATTTTACTTACAGATTTTACAGAATCTTACGCACATAACCTGTTAAAAGGTATAATGACTTATTCAAAAGAGAATGAGCCTTGGGTACTATGCCGTATGCCACTGGCATTCAAACAACAATACGGAATTGAAGGGATTCTGAATTGGGCAAAAAGATGGAAAGCCGATGCAATTATAGCCCAGTTTGATAATGTGGATAATGTAGATTTGTTCAGACAAAATGGAATTGTAGCATTGGCACAAGACTATAAGTCGAGGTTTTCTACAATACCCAATATTACAAGTAATTATAAACTTACCGGAAAAATGGTTGCCGATTTCTTTCTTCAAAGAGGATTTAAGAACTTCGCCTTTTTCGGTTACAAAAATGCTTGTTGGTCACAGGAACGTTGCGAAGGTTTTAAAGATGAGGTGACAAAGTTTGGTTTTAAAAATAATTTCTATGCTTTTCATAACCAAAAGCTTGAAGAGCTCTGGTTCTACAAACAACATCCACTTTCCAAATGGTTAAAGTCTCTACCCAAGCCCATTGCATTGATGGCATGTGATGATACTCAAGGACAAATAATAACCGAAATATGTAAACTGAGCAATTTGAGAATCCCTGAAGATATTGCTGTAATGGGAGTTGACAATGATGAGATGACCTGTAATCTATCCGATCCTTCGCTGTCAAGTGTGTTACTTGATATTGAAAAAGGAGGTTATGATTCAGCCAGGCTTATTGATTCAATGATAAGATCTAAAAACTTAAGCACTTATAATGATATTTACATTAATACTTCTTATATAGTTCAGCGACAATCAACTAACATCTATCCTATTGAAGACAAAGAGATAGCTCAGGCCCTTAAATACATAGATCAATGCACTTTAGAGAAGATAAGCGTGGATGACATTGTAAAGCAGGTTCCACTTTCCCGTCGTCTGCTTGAAATAAGATTTAAGCAATACACCAAAATGTCCATTTACCAATACATTATGAAAAAAAGGATGGGACGCTTTGCGCAAATGCTTATTGAAAGTAATGCTCCCGTTACAGAGATTGCCGCTCAGATAGGAATTACAGATATTAAAAACTTATCACGGCAATTTAAAACAATAGAGGGATGTTCTCCCCTGGAATACAGGAAAGAACATACTCTTAAAAAGTAA